One segment of Desulfosudis oleivorans Hxd3 DNA contains the following:
- a CDS encoding bifunctional aconitate hydratase 2/2-methylisocitrate dehydratase, whose translation MLETYLFEEKERLALGLPARPLTETRTLALCDLLEAPPAGREALLLDLLTHRVPPGVDEAAKVKAAFLGAIARREKHSPLINEEKAVALLGTMLGGYSIRLLIDFLDMADLAPLAAEQLSRSIFVFDDYRTVMAMAAENSHAAAVVEAWKTARWFSDRPPVAEKITLTVFRVDGEITTDDFSPAGQAGTRSDIPLHALSMLQSRYEKPLETMAELKQKGYPLVFVGDVVGTGSSRKSAVNSLVWHIGHDIPHVPNKRRGGVVLGGKIAPIFFNTLEDAGALAIECDVSALGHGDTVSVFPQDGRIVNETTGKEVARFVLKSPVLLDGVRAGGRIALIVGRTLTNSVRRDLGLADADIFADPARPKKSAGGFTRAQKIVGAACGKAGVVPGEYCEPVLATVGSQDTTGSMTRDELKELACLSFGADLVMQSFCHTAAYPTDNDKMMHADLTAFFTQRGGIALRPGDGVIHSWINRMLLPNTVGTGGDSHTRFPVGISFPAGSGLVAFAAATGRMPLDMPESVLVKFSGQCRPGITLRDMVNMIPYAAISRGFLTVEKKNKQNLFSGRILEMESEADLTVAQAFELTDASAERSAAASTIRLNIERVVEFVKGNVALLEDLLARGYRDAGTISRRIEAMQQWLADPVLIQADADAQYAAVLEIDCSAYDQPILACPNDPDDVRLLSDVAGTAIDEVFIGSCMTNVSHFRNAAAILGQADRLKAKLWITPPTRMDRDTLGAENHLAVFERLGARIEIPGCSLCMGNQARVSPGAVVMSTSTRNFPNRMGDDTKVFLGSAELAAVCAILGRIPTADEYQDMVSML comes from the coding sequence ATGCTGGAGACCTATCTGTTCGAAGAAAAAGAGCGCCTGGCCCTGGGCCTTCCGGCCCGGCCGTTGACCGAAACCCGGACCCTGGCCCTGTGTGACCTGCTGGAGGCGCCTCCCGCGGGCAGGGAGGCCCTGCTGCTGGATCTGCTGACCCATCGAGTGCCCCCCGGCGTGGACGAGGCGGCAAAAGTCAAGGCCGCGTTTCTTGGCGCCATTGCCCGCCGGGAGAAACACTCCCCCCTGATCAACGAGGAAAAGGCCGTGGCCCTGCTGGGCACCATGCTGGGGGGGTACAGCATTCGGCTCCTTATCGATTTTCTGGATATGGCCGACCTTGCGCCCCTGGCAGCCGAACAGCTGTCCCGGTCCATTTTTGTTTTTGATGATTACCGGACCGTGATGGCCATGGCGGCGGAAAATTCCCATGCAGCGGCAGTGGTGGAGGCCTGGAAAACGGCCCGGTGGTTTTCCGACCGGCCCCCGGTGGCAGAAAAGATCACCCTGACGGTTTTTCGCGTGGACGGCGAGATCACCACCGATGACTTTTCACCGGCCGGCCAGGCCGGCACCCGGTCCGACATTCCGCTGCACGCCCTTTCCATGCTTCAGAGCCGTTATGAAAAACCCCTGGAGACCATGGCCGAATTAAAACAGAAAGGGTATCCGCTGGTATTTGTGGGGGACGTGGTGGGCACGGGATCGTCGCGCAAGTCGGCGGTCAACTCCCTGGTCTGGCATATCGGTCACGATATTCCCCATGTGCCGAACAAGCGCCGGGGCGGTGTGGTGCTGGGCGGCAAGATCGCCCCCATCTTTTTCAATACCCTTGAAGACGCCGGGGCCCTGGCGATAGAGTGTGATGTATCGGCCCTCGGTCATGGCGACACGGTTTCGGTCTTTCCTCAAGATGGCCGGATCGTCAACGAAACCACAGGAAAAGAGGTGGCCCGGTTTGTGCTCAAGTCCCCGGTTCTGTTGGACGGGGTGCGGGCAGGGGGCCGCATTGCCCTGATCGTGGGCCGGACCTTGACCAACAGCGTGCGGCGCGACCTGGGGCTGGCGGATGCCGATATTTTTGCCGACCCGGCCCGCCCGAAAAAATCGGCCGGCGGCTTCACCCGGGCCCAGAAAATCGTGGGAGCGGCCTGTGGAAAGGCCGGGGTGGTGCCGGGAGAGTACTGTGAACCGGTCCTGGCCACCGTGGGCTCTCAGGATACCACCGGCAGCATGACCCGGGATGAATTAAAGGAGCTGGCCTGTCTCTCTTTTGGTGCCGACCTGGTGATGCAGTCCTTTTGCCATACCGCCGCTTATCCCACGGACAACGACAAGATGATGCACGCCGATTTGACCGCCTTTTTCACCCAGCGGGGCGGCATCGCCCTTCGGCCCGGCGACGGTGTGATTCACTCCTGGATCAACCGCATGCTGCTGCCCAACACCGTGGGCACCGGCGGAGATTCTCACACCCGGTTTCCCGTGGGCATCAGCTTTCCCGCGGGATCAGGACTGGTGGCCTTTGCTGCGGCAACCGGCAGAATGCCCCTGGACATGCCCGAATCCGTACTGGTAAAATTTTCCGGCCAGTGCCGTCCCGGCATCACGCTCCGGGACATGGTGAACATGATCCCCTATGCAGCCATTTCCCGGGGGTTTCTGACCGTTGAGAAAAAGAACAAGCAGAATCTGTTTTCCGGCCGTATTCTGGAGATGGAAAGCGAGGCGGACCTGACCGTGGCCCAGGCCTTTGAACTGACCGATGCCTCGGCGGAACGGTCCGCCGCCGCCAGCACCATCCGGCTGAACATTGAGCGGGTGGTCGAGTTTGTGAAAGGTAACGTGGCCCTGCTGGAAGACCTTCTGGCGCGGGGGTACCGGGATGCCGGCACCATCTCCCGCCGCATAGAGGCCATGCAACAGTGGCTGGCCGACCCGGTCCTGATCCAGGCGGACGCGGACGCACAGTATGCAGCGGTTCTTGAAATCGATTGCAGCGCCTATGACCAGCCCATCCTGGCCTGTCCCAACGACCCGGACGATGTGCGCCTGCTCTCTGATGTGGCCGGCACCGCCATCGACGAGGTGTTTATCGGCTCCTGCATGACCAATGTCTCCCATTTCCGGAACGCGGCCGCCATTCTCGGGCAGGCGGACAGGCTGAAGGCAAAGTTGTGGATTACGCCCCCCACCCGCATGGACCGCGATACACTGGGTGCGGAAAATCACCTGGCCGTGTTCGAGCGCCTGGGCGCCCGCATTGAGATTCCGGGCTGTTCCCTCTGCATGGGCAACCAGGCCCGGGTGTCGCCCGGCGCGGTGGTGATGTCCACCTCCACGCGCAACTTTCCCAACCGCATGGGGGATGACACAAAAGTCTTTCTCGGCTCCGCCGAACTGGCCGCGGTGTGCGCCATCCTGGGCCGCATTCCCACGGCAGACGAGTATCAAGACATGGTGAGTATGTTGTAA
- a CDS encoding (Fe-S)-binding protein produces the protein MAYIDRCDWSRCTECGQCLMQCPVLEMDKPAAVSAIRNLISGAPAPDVFEKCTFCFNCNRYCPVEGLRPHELILQRALEHRGKVPGILKYLANGRGRTNLFSDMYEKFTAEEKQILEKWSVVPEQKEILWIGCMGKLSCRDIEHSTVLAPLAKFGPPDLCCGELAYRLCSWEMYEQTAQRTLEVFSKLNIDRMVCYCGSCYNYFSSILPKVYGVTLPFKIISMYQWLWERFEKGELRVTAPRAFTAAIHESCYVTELEDDFADCLRRLYHTAGVETVELAHHGDCNLSCGAVSAVRSLNVLSSIFKEQRRKYGEVSDAGASQIAVNCPGCYVTLSFSNWLFGKKLRYMPDELLAAFGDTITTPLGKRMPMIMTTAARRFPGLMFSR, from the coding sequence ATGGCATACATTGACCGATGTGACTGGAGCCGATGCACCGAGTGCGGACAGTGCCTGATGCAGTGCCCGGTGCTGGAAATGGACAAGCCGGCCGCGGTGAGTGCGATCCGCAACCTGATTTCCGGCGCGCCTGCGCCTGATGTGTTTGAAAAGTGCACCTTCTGTTTCAACTGCAACCGGTACTGCCCGGTGGAGGGACTGCGACCCCACGAGCTGATTCTGCAGCGGGCACTGGAGCACCGGGGAAAGGTGCCGGGTATTCTGAAATACCTGGCCAACGGGCGGGGCCGGACCAACCTGTTTTCCGATATGTATGAAAAGTTCACTGCCGAAGAAAAACAGATTCTTGAAAAATGGTCTGTGGTTCCCGAACAAAAAGAGATCCTGTGGATCGGGTGCATGGGCAAGCTCAGCTGCCGGGACATCGAGCACTCCACGGTGCTCGCGCCCCTGGCCAAGTTCGGCCCGCCTGACCTGTGCTGCGGTGAGCTGGCCTACCGGCTCTGCTCCTGGGAGATGTATGAGCAGACCGCCCAGCGCACCCTTGAAGTCTTTTCAAAGCTCAACATCGACCGCATGGTCTGCTACTGCGGCTCCTGCTACAACTATTTTTCCAGTATTCTTCCCAAAGTTTATGGCGTAACCCTGCCTTTTAAAATTATCTCCATGTACCAGTGGCTGTGGGAGCGGTTTGAAAAGGGGGAGCTGCGGGTGACCGCGCCCCGTGCCTTTACAGCCGCCATCCATGAATCGTGTTATGTCACCGAGCTGGAAGACGATTTTGCCGACTGCTTGAGACGGCTTTATCACACGGCCGGTGTGGAGACCGTGGAGCTGGCCCATCACGGTGACTGCAACCTGTCCTGCGGAGCGGTGAGTGCCGTACGCAGCCTCAATGTGTTATCCAGCATTTTTAAGGAGCAGCGCAGAAAATACGGTGAGGTGTCGGATGCAGGGGCCTCCCAGATCGCGGTCAACTGCCCGGGCTGTTACGTGACCTTAAGCTTTTCCAACTGGCTGTTCGGCAAGAAACTGCGGTACATGCCCGACGAACTGCTGGCCGCTTTCGGTGACACCATCACCACGCCCCTGGGAAAGCGGATGCCCATGATCATGACCACCGCGGCCCGGCGGTTTCCCGGGCTGATGTTTTCCCGGTAA
- a CDS encoding methylenetetrahydrofolate reductase C-terminal domain-containing protein, giving the protein MLVSAWKSSEEIEHSLEGKQNIAVFSCNVCANLNGTGGARGLRRMTALLRQWKKRVVVAKTVNVCCSEEILRQYINIYIRPRREVCDALVMLSCAGGVKCAFLCDPGVPVIAATDSLGSGVISTSRPFYDVGICSSCDHCVLTWTAGICPVSGCPAKKKYGPCKKAPEQAGPCVVDTSRPCVWREIEKVADMAALARLADIHGQKDYTRLPSAAAKPTPPWLRRCSGRFMARIPGLSRLVDMVR; this is encoded by the coding sequence GTGCTGGTATCGGCCTGGAAATCATCTGAAGAGATAGAACACTCCCTTGAAGGGAAACAGAACATCGCGGTGTTTTCGTGCAATGTGTGCGCCAACCTGAACGGCACCGGCGGTGCCCGGGGCCTGCGCAGGATGACGGCCCTTCTCAGGCAGTGGAAAAAACGCGTGGTGGTGGCCAAAACCGTGAACGTCTGCTGTTCCGAGGAGATCCTGCGACAGTACATTAATATATATATCCGGCCCCGGCGGGAAGTGTGCGACGCCCTGGTGATGCTCTCCTGCGCCGGTGGTGTCAAGTGCGCGTTTTTGTGCGATCCGGGCGTACCCGTGATCGCGGCCACGGATTCTTTGGGCAGCGGCGTTATCTCCACCAGCCGGCCCTTTTATGATGTGGGCATCTGTTCCTCCTGCGACCATTGCGTGCTTACCTGGACGGCCGGCATCTGCCCGGTGTCCGGCTGCCCGGCAAAAAAGAAGTACGGGCCGTGTAAAAAGGCGCCGGAACAGGCCGGTCCGTGCGTGGTTGACACCTCACGGCCGTGCGTGTGGCGGGAGATTGAAAAGGTGGCGGACATGGCGGCTCTGGCCCGGCTCGCGGACATTCACGGGCAAAAAGATTACACCCGTCTGCCGTCGGCAGCGGCAAAACCCACGCCCCCTTGGCTTCGCCGCTGCTCGGGCCGGTTCATGGCCCGCATCCCCGGCCTTTCCCGGTTGGTGGACATGGTGCGGTAG
- a CDS encoding acetyl-CoA hydrolase/transferase C-terminal domain-containing protein, translated as MNVNSRKTVFIEDMKACVDYTIATLGKKIVLAMPLALGKSHAFANEMYRRAKADPEMQLLMATALSLEKPTASSELERRMLEPIVDRIWKGVPDFEYMLDLRAGRMPANVTLKEFYFRAGSFNHVASAQQNHYSSNYTHVARDMMNEVLEDKSDWGFVFCQLAAKQVIDGKTWYSDSCNADLNLDLKRLLPMGRELGIQGLHIAQVNSNLPFMYGDAVSDETFFDVIVDNEAYDAPLFSVPKEPVIVAEHMIGLHVSTLIKDGGTLQVGIGSLGDAISNALLMRHHHPEDYRSVIADLEVMERYGALVDRVGGLDPFEKGLYGSTEMLVGVFLDLYDGGILKRKVYADPIIQRHINDGLLSETITPKAAACILEAEELNPVIGEKTFAGLQQCGFFKSHLRYENFGIWDNETWYAADLRDDDNRQAILDHCIGDRLTNGIICHGSFFIGANRFYAYLRRMSEEERKQFIMTGVAYVNQLYGDETIKRLQRKDGRFINAGMKVTLMGHVASDALENGTVISGVGGQYNFVSMAHALEDARSILMVRSTKDLAHGVDSNVVFNYGHTTIPRHLKDIVVTEYGIADLRGKVDSQVVKCLLNIADSRFQPELLEKAKKAGKVASDYQIPACYRNNYPEALAEKLATYKAKGFFKIFPAGTEFTDEEIVLGRALRGFKAKAAASRVGAAAGVVSSFFRPVPEQALPYLKRIGLDAPETFRDRLLQKVVLCALADDGAL; from the coding sequence ATGAATGTGAACAGCCGAAAGACCGTTTTTATCGAGGATATGAAAGCGTGCGTGGATTATACGATCGCCACCCTGGGCAAAAAGATCGTGCTGGCCATGCCCCTGGCCCTGGGCAAGTCCCATGCCTTTGCCAATGAAATGTACCGCCGGGCCAAGGCGGACCCGGAGATGCAGCTGCTGATGGCAACTGCCCTTTCCCTGGAAAAGCCCACTGCGTCCAGTGAGCTGGAACGGCGCATGCTGGAGCCCATCGTGGACCGCATCTGGAAGGGGGTTCCGGATTTTGAATACATGCTGGACCTGCGGGCCGGCCGCATGCCGGCCAATGTCACGCTCAAGGAGTTTTATTTCCGGGCCGGTTCTTTCAATCACGTGGCTTCGGCCCAGCAGAACCACTACAGTTCCAACTATACCCATGTGGCCAGGGACATGATGAACGAGGTGCTGGAGGACAAATCGGACTGGGGGTTTGTCTTCTGTCAATTGGCGGCCAAGCAGGTCATCGATGGCAAGACCTGGTACAGCGACAGCTGCAATGCCGACCTGAACCTGGATCTAAAGCGACTGCTTCCTATGGGAAGGGAACTGGGAATTCAGGGGCTGCACATCGCCCAGGTAAACAGCAATCTGCCCTTCATGTACGGAGACGCGGTCAGCGACGAGACTTTTTTTGATGTGATCGTGGACAACGAGGCATATGACGCACCCCTGTTCAGCGTTCCAAAGGAGCCGGTCATCGTGGCGGAACACATGATCGGCCTGCATGTGAGTACCCTGATCAAGGACGGCGGCACCCTTCAGGTGGGGATCGGCTCCCTGGGGGACGCCATTTCCAATGCCCTGCTCATGAGGCATCATCACCCGGAAGACTACCGCAGCGTCATTGCCGACCTGGAGGTGATGGAGCGTTACGGCGCCCTGGTCGACCGGGTGGGCGGCCTGGACCCTTTTGAAAAAGGGCTTTACGGCTCCACCGAGATGCTGGTGGGGGTGTTTCTCGATCTTTACGACGGCGGTATCCTGAAGCGAAAGGTCTACGCGGACCCGATTATTCAGCGGCACATCAATGACGGCCTGCTTTCAGAAACCATCACGCCGAAGGCGGCCGCGTGTATTCTTGAGGCCGAAGAGCTCAATCCCGTCATTGGTGAAAAAACCTTTGCCGGTCTTCAGCAGTGCGGGTTTTTCAAAAGCCACCTGCGGTATGAAAATTTCGGCATCTGGGATAATGAAACCTGGTATGCCGCCGACCTGCGGGACGATGACAACCGGCAGGCCATACTGGACCACTGCATCGGGGACCGGCTGACAAACGGCATCATCTGTCATGGGTCATTTTTTATCGGGGCCAACCGGTTCTACGCGTATCTGCGTCGCATGAGCGAGGAAGAACGGAAGCAGTTCATCATGACCGGCGTGGCCTATGTGAACCAGCTTTACGGCGATGAGACCATTAAACGGCTTCAGCGTAAGGACGGCCGTTTTATCAATGCCGGCATGAAGGTCACCCTGATGGGCCACGTGGCATCGGATGCTCTTGAGAACGGTACCGTGATCAGCGGCGTGGGCGGACAGTACAATTTTGTATCCATGGCCCATGCGCTGGAAGATGCCCGTTCCATTCTCATGGTGCGGAGCACCAAGGATCTGGCCCATGGCGTGGACTCCAACGTGGTGTTCAACTACGGCCACACCACCATCCCGAGGCACCTGAAGGATATCGTGGTCACCGAGTACGGTATCGCCGATCTGCGGGGCAAGGTGGATAGTCAGGTGGTTAAGTGCCTGCTGAATATCGCTGATTCCCGGTTTCAGCCCGAGCTGCTGGAAAAGGCAAAAAAGGCGGGAAAGGTGGCCTCGGATTACCAGATTCCCGCGTGCTACCGGAACAACTACCCGGAAGCCCTGGCCGAGAAACTGGCGACTTACAAGGCAAAGGGGTTTTTCAAAATCTTCCCGGCCGGGACCGAATTTACCGACGAAGAGATCGTGCTGGGCCGGGCGTTGCGGGGGTTCAAGGCAAAGGCTGCCGCAAGCCGGGTTGGCGCGGCGGCCGGTGTCGTCTCGTCCTTTTTCAGGCCGGTTCCGGAGCAGGCGCTCCCTTATCTGAAGCGCATCGGTCTTGACGCGCCGGAAACTTTCAGGGATCGGCTGCTGCAGAAGGTGGTGCTGTGCGCCCTGGCCGATGATGGGGCGTTGTAA
- a CDS encoding ComEA family DNA-binding protein, whose protein sequence is MRRQKLTVLVMSVIAIAMLVMSGTALAEEANKGMQGGKDVVAKAAGQLVNINTASVDELTALTGVGKEIAQRIIEYREANGAFKSVEQLQNVKGIGAKILEKNRSRITVGEVAK, encoded by the coding sequence ATGAGACGGCAAAAACTGACAGTTCTGGTGATGAGTGTGATCGCAATTGCAATGCTGGTCATGTCCGGAACCGCCCTGGCCGAAGAAGCGAACAAGGGCATGCAGGGCGGAAAAGATGTGGTGGCCAAGGCGGCAGGGCAACTGGTCAATATTAATACCGCCTCTGTTGATGAACTGACAGCCCTGACCGGTGTTGGCAAAGAGATTGCCCAGCGTATTATTGAGTATCGTGAGGCCAACGGCGCTTTTAAGAGTGTGGAGCAGTTGCAGAACGTCAAGGGGATCGGCGCCAAGATACTTGAGAAGAACCGGAGCCGGATAACCGTGGGCGAGGTTGCCAAGTAG
- a CDS encoding polysaccharide biosynthesis protein, which translates to MKKLYFSKNVVIVVVVDALLFCCAFYLAYLLRFDFHIPRFYRVPFQQVLPLVILLKLASFYWFDLYRGMWRYTSLSDLFNIVKAALITNLVIVGGLLFFNRFQGFPRSVFLIDALLTILTVSGFRILIRIYFEHAAGDKMSQVVKKAFSQVFSKTDGHTRRVIILGAGDCGEKIYREIAHNPSLGFQVVGFLDDNPVKVGKKIHGLPVLGEIAGVSKFVARLSIDELIIAIPTATPEQMRTIVALCEKSGIPYKTVPGFSELLNGTPSVAALRKVAYRDLLGREVVRLDKEGIGAYLAGKTVLVTGAGGSIGSELCRQILEFSPGRIVLFDRSETALYEIDLELKGQRRDTGLRISPVLGDIQDQRQLEHLFQLTAPHVVFHAAAYKHVPMLEAHPWKAVKNNIIGTRNLVELSKRFAVERFVLVSTDKAVRPANVMGASKRVAELLLQCGNGGAPCTTQFMIVRFGNVLGSAGSVIPLFQKQIGKGGPVTVTHPEVTRFFMTVSEACQLILQAGAIGNTGRGRAEVFVLKMGTPVKIVDMARDLIRLSGLEPDKDISIEFVGLRPGEKLYEELIVEGEGVVPTEHEKIMVLRGAEAHAAVLNGAIEELERSAELQDGGAIRVWLKKIVPEYEPA; encoded by the coding sequence ATGAAAAAGCTTTATTTTTCCAAGAACGTGGTGATCGTGGTGGTGGTGGACGCGCTGCTTTTTTGTTGCGCTTTCTACCTTGCCTACCTGCTGCGTTTTGATTTTCACATTCCCCGATTTTATCGGGTCCCGTTTCAGCAGGTCCTTCCCCTGGTAATCCTGCTGAAGCTGGCCTCTTTTTACTGGTTCGACCTTTACCGGGGCATGTGGCGTTACACCAGCCTTTCCGACCTTTTTAACATCGTTAAAGCCGCTTTGATAACCAACCTGGTGATTGTGGGGGGGCTGCTGTTTTTCAATCGGTTCCAGGGATTTCCCCGTTCGGTTTTCCTCATCGACGCGCTGCTTACCATTCTGACTGTTTCCGGGTTTCGCATCCTGATCCGTATCTATTTCGAGCACGCCGCAGGCGACAAGATGAGCCAGGTGGTGAAGAAAGCCTTTTCCCAGGTCTTTTCAAAAACTGACGGCCACACCCGTCGCGTGATCATTCTGGGCGCCGGGGACTGCGGGGAAAAGATATATCGGGAGATCGCCCATAATCCTTCCCTGGGTTTTCAGGTGGTGGGATTCCTTGATGACAACCCGGTAAAGGTGGGTAAAAAAATCCATGGCCTGCCCGTGCTGGGAGAAATTGCCGGGGTGTCCAAGTTTGTGGCCCGCCTGTCCATTGATGAACTGATCATTGCCATTCCTACGGCCACACCGGAACAAATGCGCACCATCGTGGCGCTTTGCGAGAAGAGCGGCATTCCTTATAAAACCGTTCCGGGTTTTAGCGAACTGTTAAACGGTACGCCATCTGTCGCAGCCCTGCGCAAGGTGGCCTATCGGGATTTGTTGGGCCGTGAGGTGGTGCGACTGGATAAGGAGGGTATCGGCGCCTACCTGGCGGGAAAAACCGTTCTGGTCACCGGCGCCGGCGGTTCTATCGGTTCGGAGTTGTGTCGCCAGATACTTGAGTTTTCTCCCGGACGGATTGTGCTGTTTGATCGGTCCGAAACGGCACTTTATGAGATCGACCTGGAACTCAAGGGGCAGCGCCGCGACACCGGGCTTCGTATTTCCCCGGTGCTGGGTGATATTCAGGACCAGCGCCAGCTTGAACACCTGTTTCAACTGACAGCCCCCCATGTCGTGTTTCACGCGGCCGCTTATAAGCATGTCCCCATGCTGGAAGCACACCCCTGGAAGGCGGTAAAAAACAATATTATCGGTACACGGAACCTGGTGGAACTTTCCAAACGATTTGCCGTGGAACGATTCGTGCTGGTCTCAACGGACAAGGCCGTGCGGCCCGCCAATGTGATGGGGGCCTCCAAGCGGGTGGCTGAACTGCTGCTTCAGTGCGGTAACGGAGGTGCCCCCTGCACCACGCAGTTCATGATCGTCCGGTTCGGAAACGTTCTGGGCAGCGCCGGCAGCGTGATTCCCCTGTTCCAAAAACAGATTGGAAAAGGCGGCCCGGTCACCGTGACCCATCCGGAGGTGACCCGTTTTTTTATGACCGTTTCCGAGGCGTGCCAACTGATTCTTCAGGCCGGCGCCATTGGCAACACGGGCCGGGGCAGGGCAGAAGTGTTTGTCCTCAAGATGGGAACGCCGGTTAAAATAGTGGACATGGCCCGGGACCTGATCCGTCTGTCCGGCCTGGAGCCGGACAAAGACATTTCCATCGAATTTGTCGGGCTTCGGCCCGGGGAAAAGCTGTATGAAGAACTGATCGTTGAAGGTGAAGGTGTGGTCCCCACCGAGCACGAGAAAATAATGGTGCTGCGAGGAGCCGAGGCCCACGCCGCCGTTCTCAATGGTGCCATTGAAGAACTGGAGCGGTCTGCTGAACTCCAGGATGGGGGCGCGATAAGGGTCTGGCTGAAAAAAATCGTCCCCGAATATGAACCCGCTTAA
- the sat gene encoding sulfate adenylyltransferase, with protein MSNLIAPHGGKGLTVCLLEGSELEAEKKKAEGLKKIPLNPRAKGDLIMLGIGGFSPLTGFMTKADWKGVCDNFLLADGTFWPVPVCLDAAKADADAIAEGEEIALVDPTNNEIMATMKVTEKYEMTEADKKYECEKVFMGEGTPTADDFWKIAKDDHPGVQMVMGQKEVNLAGPVKVLSEGEYPVKYKGIYHRPAESRKIFEERGWKEIAALQLRNPMHRSHEHLCKIAVDVCDGVYIHSLVGNLKPGDIPAEVRVRCIDALVKNYFVEKNVVQGGYPLDMRYAGPREALLHATFRQNYGCSRMIIGRDHAGVGDFYGMFEAQTIFDKIPAPAEPGKALLCTPLKIDWTFYCMKCDGMASLRTCPHSKEDRVMLSGTMLRKGLSEGTPIPDHFGREEVLDILREYYAGLTEKVAIKTHKAATGN; from the coding sequence ATGAGTAACTTGATTGCACCGCATGGCGGTAAAGGTTTGACCGTCTGCCTTCTGGAAGGCAGCGAGCTTGAAGCGGAAAAGAAAAAGGCCGAAGGCCTGAAAAAGATTCCCCTGAACCCCCGGGCCAAAGGCGACCTGATCATGCTCGGCATCGGCGGTTTTTCCCCGCTGACCGGTTTCATGACCAAGGCTGACTGGAAGGGTGTCTGTGACAACTTCCTGTTGGCCGACGGCACCTTCTGGCCGGTTCCGGTCTGCCTGGATGCCGCCAAGGCCGACGCCGACGCCATCGCCGAAGGCGAAGAGATCGCCCTGGTGGACCCGACGAACAACGAAATCATGGCCACCATGAAGGTCACCGAAAAGTACGAGATGACCGAGGCGGACAAGAAGTACGAATGTGAAAAAGTTTTCATGGGTGAAGGCACCCCCACGGCCGACGACTTCTGGAAGATCGCCAAGGATGACCATCCCGGCGTCCAGATGGTCATGGGCCAGAAGGAAGTGAACCTGGCCGGCCCGGTCAAGGTTCTGTCCGAGGGCGAGTATCCCGTGAAGTACAAGGGCATCTATCACCGTCCCGCCGAGTCCCGAAAGATCTTCGAGGAAAGAGGCTGGAAAGAGATCGCGGCCCTGCAGCTGAGAAACCCCATGCACCGCTCCCATGAGCACCTGTGCAAAATCGCCGTGGACGTGTGCGACGGTGTTTACATTCACTCCCTGGTGGGCAACCTCAAGCCCGGCGACATTCCCGCGGAAGTTCGCGTCCGGTGCATCGATGCCCTGGTGAAAAACTACTTCGTGGAAAAGAACGTTGTTCAGGGTGGCTATCCCCTTGACATGCGCTATGCCGGTCCCCGGGAAGCCCTCCTGCACGCTACCTTCCGCCAGAACTATGGCTGCTCCCGCATGATCATCGGCCGCGACCATGCCGGCGTGGGTGATTTCTACGGCATGTTTGAAGCCCAGACCATCTTTGACAAAATTCCCGCCCCGGCCGAGCCCGGCAAAGCCCTGCTCTGCACCCCGCTGAAGATCGACTGGACCTTCTACTGCATGAAGTGCGACGGCATGGCCTCCCTGAGAACCTGCCCCCATTCCAAGGAAGACCGGGTTATGCTCTCCGGCACCATGCTGCGCAAGGGCCTTTCCGAAGGCACCCCGATTCCCGATCACTTTGGTCGTGAAGAGGTCCTTGACATTCTGCGCGAGTACTATGCCGGCCTGACCGAAAAGGTCGCCATCAAGACCCACAAGGCCGCCACCGGTAATTAA